The Bacillota bacterium genome includes a region encoding these proteins:
- the greA gene encoding transcription elongation factor GreA: MPAQSDGEILLTPEGLRRLEQELDYLRTVRRPEVANRIKQALEFGDISENAEYDSAKEEQAAVEAQIARIEAILGRARVVEADQADGAGQVVTVGGRVRLKDLETGEEFDFTLVSPAEADPSENRISYESPVGKAILGERVGSVVEVNAPAGKIRYQVMGVER, encoded by the coding sequence GTGCCGGCCCAGAGCGACGGGGAGATTCTCCTGACCCCTGAAGGGTTGCGGCGGCTGGAGCAGGAGCTTGACTACCTGCGTACGGTTCGCCGTCCGGAGGTAGCAAACCGCATCAAGCAGGCGCTGGAGTTCGGAGACATCTCCGAAAACGCCGAGTACGACTCCGCCAAGGAGGAACAGGCCGCTGTCGAAGCCCAGATCGCAAGGATCGAAGCCATCCTGGGGCGGGCCCGGGTCGTCGAGGCCGATCAGGCCGATGGGGCCGGGCAGGTGGTCACGGTCGGAGGGCGGGTCAGGCTGAAGGACCTCGAGACCGGTGAGGAGTTTGATTTCACGCTGGTCAGCCCCGCGGAGGCTGACCCGTCGGAAAACCGCATCTCCTATGAGTCCCCCGTCGGAAAAGCCATTCTGGGCGAGCGTGTCGGCAGCGTGGTGGAGGTCAATGCGCCGGCGGGGAAGATCCGCTACCAGGTGATGGGCGTCGAGCGATGA